Proteins from a single region of Palaemon carinicauda isolate YSFRI2023 chromosome 1, ASM3689809v2, whole genome shotgun sequence:
- the LOC137639196 gene encoding tropomyosin Tod p 1.0102-like — protein MSLTEARVNDLVRNGRYNCLLEELKALKEEYSHKFSEMEQKNREMSEELEKLEGEKVASIHRLESVFEKKIDELEDTIEKQLGIIGEMNTEKERMEMSLSEAKMKNLTSEGNYTSSSTEMAKETIVQITKENVGLKDELLAANEITSSLKEEL, from the coding sequence ATGAGCTTGACTGAGGCTAGAGTTaatgatttggtcaggaatggaaggtacaactgcctcttagaggagttaaaagctcttaaggaagaatattcacataaatttagtgagatggagcaAAAAAATCGTGAAATGAGTGAGGAACTAGAAAAACTTGAGGGTGAAAAGGTGGCCTctattcatcggttggaatctgtatttgagaaaAAGATTGACGAACTGGAAGATACAATTGAGAAGCAATTGGGGATTATTGgagagatgaatacagagaaagagaggatggagatgAGTCTGAGCGAGGCTAAAATGAAAAACTTGACCAGTGAGGGAAATTACACAAGTTCAAGTACGGAAATGGCAAAGGAAACGATCGtccaaataacaaaagaaaatgttggtctgaaggaTGAGCTGCTTGCAGCAAATGAGATCACCTCTTCGCTCAAGGAGGAACTTTAA